From a region of the Fischerella sp. JS2 genome:
- a CDS encoding Npun_R2821/Npun_R2822 family protein, whose product MNRGIYIIANDQVTDHAIALLNSIRLYDQETPIVMIPYDDNYHNIANTLSKHYQVGIYEDLEFIDQLSHQLHETFGGKFFARPNQFRKQACWFGPFDEFLYIDTDIVVFEKIIDNLNYLNQVDFICCDYQHLGGIQNVFTSKVIEDKIFTENQLKDIFNGGFWGAKKNLISKQDLYETFTECAAHPEYFDFSQKTSDQPIINYMLLKRIPRRFNIVRREDKAPGNWAGTPYFQIKEHVLFDPTVNQPLQYLHWAGIRIQPSCPYWETWEYYRNLNPALPVAEIPAPVKKNQWQSKLDNLKSQLRQLKDSL is encoded by the coding sequence ATGAATCGGGGAATTTATATTATTGCCAATGATCAGGTCACTGATCATGCGATCGCACTTCTCAACAGTATCAGATTATATGACCAAGAAACACCAATTGTCATGATTCCTTATGATGACAACTATCACAATATCGCCAACACCCTCAGCAAACATTATCAAGTTGGAATTTACGAAGATTTAGAGTTTATCGATCAACTATCTCATCAATTACATGAAACTTTTGGAGGGAAATTTTTCGCTCGCCCTAATCAATTCCGAAAGCAGGCTTGTTGGTTTGGTCCCTTTGATGAATTTTTGTACATTGATACAGATATTGTCGTCTTTGAAAAAATTATTGATAATCTCAATTATCTAAATCAAGTAGACTTTATCTGCTGTGATTATCAACATCTAGGTGGAATTCAAAATGTCTTTACTTCCAAAGTAATAGAAGATAAAATATTTACTGAAAATCAACTAAAAGACATTTTTAATGGTGGTTTCTGGGGTGCGAAGAAAAACCTCATATCCAAACAGGATTTATACGAAACTTTTACCGAATGTGCTGCTCATCCAGAATACTTTGATTTCTCTCAAAAAACTTCTGATCAACCAATAATTAACTACATGCTCCTCAAGCGGATTCCTCGCCGTTTTAATATCGTCCGTCGCGAGGATAAAGCACCAGGAAATTGGGCAGGAACTCCCTATTTTCAAATTAAGGAACACGTACTATTTGATCCGACAGTAAATCAACCACTACAATATCTACATTGGGCAGGTATTCGCATCCAACCTAGTTGTCCTTATTGGGAAACTTGGGAATATTACCGCAACTTAAATCCGGCTTTACCAGTAGCAGAGATACCTGCACCTGTTAAGAAAAATCAGTGGCAAAGTAAGTTGGATAATTTGAAAAGTCAATTGCGACAACTCAAGGATAGTTTGTGA
- a CDS encoding Npun_R2821/Npun_R2822 family protein — protein MKNGIYTLANDVVYNQLVALLNSIEVNVGADIPVCVIAYSDQVDKVRSEVALRKNVTLLENPDIFARWEEFSLQVWQSHPTAIQTWQERGIKKFYRVGENRRYCAFDPESIFEKFIYLDADTLVMQPLDFIFEQLDHHDFVVYDFQYKDPAHIYNLKSPKLLEIFSQQQIDSEIFCSGFYASNRGIFPSEQRDWLLAKLNEGESDVLYMAAPNQSVLNYMRMRANVSFYNFSLNLPAIQATGCCVTSPQFENRNNVLFDCGNRLTYLHYIGLSSKVFNRVCDGENINFPYRDIFLHYRYLHEPEQRPKFTTKARAYNAPPSLTTRVLRKLGIKVEV, from the coding sequence ATGAAAAATGGAATTTATACTTTAGCTAATGATGTAGTTTATAACCAATTGGTGGCATTACTTAACAGTATAGAAGTTAACGTCGGTGCAGATATACCTGTATGTGTGATAGCTTATAGCGATCAAGTAGATAAAGTCCGCAGCGAAGTTGCATTGCGAAAGAATGTTACTTTGTTAGAAAATCCTGATATTTTTGCTCGTTGGGAAGAATTTTCTTTGCAAGTATGGCAATCTCATCCAACTGCTATCCAAACTTGGCAAGAACGAGGAATTAAAAAGTTTTATAGAGTGGGAGAAAATCGTCGTTACTGTGCCTTTGATCCAGAGAGCATTTTTGAAAAGTTTATCTATTTAGATGCTGATACGTTGGTAATGCAGCCTCTAGATTTTATTTTTGAGCAGTTGGATCATCATGATTTTGTTGTCTACGACTTTCAGTATAAAGACCCTGCTCACATCTATAACTTAAAATCTCCCAAACTTTTAGAGATATTTAGTCAACAGCAGATTGACTCAGAAATTTTCTGTTCTGGTTTTTATGCTTCTAACAGAGGTATATTTCCCTCAGAACAAAGAGATTGGTTACTGGCTAAATTAAATGAAGGGGAATCAGATGTTTTATATATGGCTGCTCCTAATCAATCTGTTCTCAACTATATGAGAATGAGAGCAAATGTCTCATTTTATAACTTTTCGCTCAATTTACCTGCAATTCAAGCTACTGGCTGTTGTGTAACTTCTCCACAATTTGAAAACCGAAATAATGTTCTTTTTGATTGCGGCAATAGATTAACTTATCTACATTATATTGGTTTATCTTCCAAAGTTTTTAATAGAGTTTGTGATGGTGAAAATATTAATTTTCCCTATCGTGATATTTTCTTACACTATCGCTATTTACATGAGCCAGAACAGCGACCCAAGTTTACTACTAAAGCCAGAGCTTATAACGCACCACCAAGTTTAACAACACGAGTTTTAAGAAAGTTAGGTATAAAAGTTGAGGTGTAA
- a CDS encoding glycosyltransferase family 10 domain-containing protein — MKTIGMISSYRALEKQGDWLWQQTPHPFGVWGNIQMQALASQPDFLLMYQFNFPKFLQKKSWFDRLHKPQQSEIKIETFLRRVPKERIIYLLREPPLYEVVEKHKLAYQEAQKYCGYVSGPDDFAPTPDYMPAIWYHANSFRDLHEMPPPEKISSCSWITSGISRTANHRQRLEFLKTLQLSEIQVDFYGRDLPSWTKSSGELGNKWYGMAPYYYNLAIENYSGNNWYVSEKLWDALLAWCLPIYYGGSAADKLLPSGSFLRLPSLDEKGIAYIQEITATPDAWYEAKDTIAEARQIILHDLNLLNWVSNFVKKQG, encoded by the coding sequence ATGAAAACAATTGGCATGATTAGCAGCTATCGCGCACTAGAAAAACAAGGCGATTGGCTATGGCAACAAACACCCCATCCATTTGGTGTGTGGGGAAATATACAAATGCAAGCGCTGGCATCTCAACCAGATTTTTTATTAATGTATCAGTTTAATTTTCCCAAATTTCTCCAAAAAAAATCTTGGTTCGATAGACTTCATAAACCACAACAATCCGAGATCAAAATCGAAACTTTTCTGCGTAGAGTTCCCAAAGAGCGAATAATTTATTTACTACGTGAACCACCTTTATATGAAGTTGTAGAAAAACATAAACTAGCTTACCAAGAAGCTCAAAAGTATTGCGGTTACGTATCAGGACCTGATGATTTTGCTCCAACTCCTGATTATATGCCTGCTATTTGGTATCATGCCAATTCTTTTCGAGATTTGCATGAAATGCCTCCACCAGAAAAAATATCCAGTTGCAGTTGGATTACTTCTGGAATTAGCCGTACTGCTAACCATCGCCAGCGCTTAGAATTTTTAAAGACTTTACAATTGAGCGAAATTCAAGTAGATTTCTACGGACGAGATTTACCTAGCTGGACAAAATCATCAGGCGAGTTAGGTAACAAATGGTATGGTATGGCACCGTACTATTACAATCTGGCAATTGAAAATTATAGCGGCAATAATTGGTATGTCAGTGAAAAATTATGGGATGCACTTTTAGCATGGTGTTTACCAATTTATTACGGTGGTTCTGCTGCCGATAAGTTATTACCATCCGGTAGTTTTTTACGCTTACCTAGCTTAGATGAAAAAGGTATTGCCTATATTCAAGAAATCACTGCAACTCCTGATGCTTGGTATGAAGCAAAAGATACTATAGCTGAGGCTCGTCAAATTATTTTACATGACTTAAATTTGCTTAATTGGGTATCGAATTTTGTGAAAAAACAGGGCTAA
- a CDS encoding glycosyltransferase → MENSLTQKYYVFFLVDEIPKPGASLVQSTNAANGAANLSYATVLAYPSRGLSALNPLNLIRPFRPRKASAELIKYYNLQDKLKIAPLPMPWPVDHIKGKLTNSNTIATKYYFPFHILFQTKLVHAWNWNFIKAAIKHGIPVIYEHHHYEDKKFESEIVNHPLFQLAVTVADTIRDDMIGKGMPPDKVIKLHNGYNRFFLERQPEKATLWRQKLLKNGRQQLVVYSGALRQFKGIDILIDVAKELADIEFVCAGGDEKEVASYQQLAQQKQVDNISFLGYILHEDLASLLQAADVLAHPHCSGAAATFTSPMKLFDYLASGNPIVATEIPSLMEFKNTNAIAAWCEPDNPRKFAEALKQVLETYPRKEEGYSEIIEFVKQFSWENRAAKILSYVDKSLHPELVTH, encoded by the coding sequence ATGGAAAATTCTCTGACTCAAAAGTATTACGTCTTTTTTTTAGTAGATGAAATTCCCAAACCAGGAGCAAGTTTAGTTCAATCTACCAACGCAGCTAATGGAGCAGCTAATTTAAGTTATGCAACTGTTTTAGCTTATCCCTCTAGAGGATTATCTGCACTCAATCCTTTAAATTTAATTCGTCCTTTTCGACCCAGAAAAGCATCAGCAGAACTGATTAAATACTACAATCTACAAGACAAATTAAAAATAGCACCTTTGCCAATGCCTTGGCCTGTAGACCATATCAAAGGAAAATTAACTAATTCTAATACCATCGCCACAAAATATTATTTCCCATTTCATATTCTTTTCCAAACTAAACTTGTTCATGCTTGGAACTGGAATTTTATTAAAGCTGCCATTAAACATGGCATCCCAGTTATTTACGAACACCATCATTACGAAGATAAAAAATTTGAATCAGAAATTGTAAATCATCCCCTATTTCAATTAGCTGTCACAGTAGCTGATACCATCCGAGATGACATGATTGGCAAAGGAATGCCACCAGATAAAGTGATTAAATTACATAATGGATATAATCGATTTTTTCTGGAAAGACAACCAGAAAAAGCTACTTTGTGGCGACAAAAGCTACTGAAAAATGGGCGACAACAACTAGTAGTATATTCGGGAGCATTAAGACAATTTAAAGGTATTGATATTTTAATTGATGTTGCCAAAGAATTAGCAGATATTGAATTTGTCTGTGCGGGTGGCGATGAAAAAGAAGTTGCATCCTATCAGCAATTAGCGCAACAAAAACAGGTAGATAATATTAGTTTTCTAGGTTATATTCTACACGAAGATTTAGCATCCCTACTGCAAGCAGCTGATGTTTTAGCTCATCCCCACTGTTCTGGGGCTGCTGCAACTTTCACATCTCCCATGAAGCTGTTTGATTATTTAGCTTCTGGTAATCCGATTGTAGCGACAGAAATTCCTTCATTAATGGAGTTTAAAAATACTAACGCGATCGCTGCTTGGTGTGAACCAGATAATCCGCGTAAATTTGCTGAAGCATTAAAGCAGGTACTAGAAACATATCCTCGTAAAGAAGAAGGATATTCAGAAATTATCGAGTTTGTTAAACAATTTTCCTGGGAAAATCGTGCTGCCAAAATCCTGAGTTACGTTGACAAATCTCTACATCCAGAATTAGTTACTCACTAA
- a CDS encoding ATP-binding cassette domain-containing protein gives MSTRKLLLRFAKPYPGLIFLTIILGFSGALFNGVGTALIVPVILKIVGQEVDFSSAPPILKAITSPFDSMSENNRLWLMAGVIILIIFLKNLASYASALTSSYLSRRLTSDMREAGVQLLLEIDIDYYAKMKVGDLINRLGGEIGRAATTLSNTVKLAILGITILVFVGLLISISWQLTIAATILLSFVTLINQYVIARSRTFGKLLSEMSKAYSIAILEILNGIRLVKATGNEKREYQRIQEFIREREKADFRSQMNSEAIAPISEVMGVVALLLIVILSRTFFQEEIASLSTVLLTYLLILLRLLPLISQLNTLRNSFANATSSIEVTADFLRRDDKPLMKNGSITYKKINKGIIFNHISFAYPGHEKMVLKDVDLYLPRGTTLALVGSSGAGKSTVADLLPRFYDPISGSITIDDIDIREFEITSLRKGMGIVSQDTFLFNDSVRNNIAYGRTDASDDEIITATKQANAYEFISKLPQGFDTLIGDRGVMLSGGQKQRLAIARALLQNPEILILDEATSALDTVSERLVQEAIDDLSRDRTTLVIAHRLSTVQKADQIAVLDQGRVVEVGTHEELLQKNGHYSRLYSMQFGEQQESTSKRQEGLIRISHEIRTRLNSMIGFLLLLVDNLADNPQERQELIADAYKSALKILNIIDVIDDMVSLETKWQTQDTNTQYPNLVNLAKEFHTDTDQIINYLRLLENNSQRENEFIEKALQSAIHFLNNLENFENTIKVK, from the coding sequence ATGTCTACTCGAAAACTACTACTCAGATTTGCTAAACCCTATCCCGGTCTGATTTTCTTAACAATAATATTAGGCTTTTCTGGAGCTTTGTTTAACGGGGTAGGTACAGCTTTAATTGTGCCTGTGATTTTAAAAATTGTAGGACAAGAAGTAGACTTTAGTAGCGCTCCTCCCATTCTCAAAGCGATAACTTCTCCGTTTGATAGTATGTCGGAAAATAATCGCTTGTGGTTAATGGCTGGGGTAATTATACTAATAATTTTTTTAAAAAATTTAGCTAGTTATGCTAGTGCTTTAACATCTAGCTATTTATCACGTCGCTTGACTTCTGACATGCGAGAAGCAGGTGTACAGCTATTACTAGAAATAGACATAGATTATTACGCCAAGATGAAGGTTGGTGATTTAATTAATCGTCTTGGTGGAGAGATTGGTCGCGCTGCTACTACACTTAGCAATACAGTGAAATTAGCGATTCTAGGAATTACTATCTTAGTTTTTGTTGGCTTACTAATCTCAATTTCTTGGCAGTTAACTATTGCTGCTACGATTTTGTTATCTTTTGTGACCTTGATTAATCAGTATGTAATTGCTCGTTCTCGAACTTTTGGCAAACTGTTGAGTGAAATGTCAAAAGCGTATTCAATTGCGATTCTAGAAATTCTTAATGGTATTAGGTTAGTTAAAGCAACAGGTAATGAAAAAAGAGAATATCAACGCATTCAAGAATTTATTCGGGAACGTGAAAAAGCTGACTTTCGCTCTCAAATGAATTCCGAGGCGATCGCACCGATTAGTGAGGTGATGGGAGTTGTTGCTCTCTTGTTAATAGTGATTTTAAGCCGCACATTTTTTCAAGAAGAAATTGCCTCACTCTCAACTGTTTTACTTACTTATTTATTAATATTACTGCGATTACTACCACTCATTTCTCAGTTAAATACTCTCCGCAATAGCTTTGCTAATGCAACCAGCAGCATAGAAGTAACTGCCGATTTTCTCCGTCGGGATGATAAGCCTTTAATGAAAAATGGTAGTATTACTTATAAAAAAATAAATAAAGGTATTATTTTTAACCATATATCTTTTGCCTACCCTGGTCATGAAAAAATGGTACTCAAGGACGTAGATTTATATCTACCCCGTGGTACAACTTTAGCTTTAGTAGGTAGTTCTGGAGCAGGAAAATCAACTGTAGCAGACCTTTTACCAAGATTTTATGACCCGATTTCCGGTTCTATTACCATTGATGACATTGACATACGGGAATTTGAAATCACATCTCTACGCAAAGGGATGGGAATTGTTAGTCAAGACACGTTTTTATTCAATGATTCGGTGCGAAACAACATTGCTTACGGACGTACTGATGCCAGCGATGATGAAATTATTACTGCCACTAAGCAGGCAAATGCTTACGAATTTATCAGTAAATTACCCCAGGGATTTGATACATTAATTGGCGATCGCGGCGTGATGTTATCAGGAGGACAAAAACAGCGTCTTGCGATCGCTAGGGCCTTATTACAAAATCCCGAAATACTTATTCTAGATGAAGCTACCAGCGCCTTAGATACAGTTTCCGAACGTTTAGTACAAGAAGCGATCGATGATCTGAGTCGCGATCGTACCACATTGGTAATTGCACACCGCTTATCTACCGTGCAAAAAGCTGATCAAATCGCCGTTTTAGATCAAGGACGAGTAGTAGAGGTGGGAACTCATGAAGAACTTTTACAAAAAAATGGTCATTACTCCCGCTTGTACTCAATGCAGTTTGGTGAACAACAAGAATCTACCAGCAAACGCCAAGAAGGTTTAATTCGCATCTCCCACGAAATTCGCACACGTCTCAATTCAATGATTGGGTTTTTGCTGTTATTGGTTGATAACTTAGCGGACAACCCTCAAGAAAGACAAGAATTAATTGCAGATGCTTATAAATCTGCTTTAAAAATTCTCAATATTATTGATGTCATTGACGATATGGTTAGTTTAGAAACAAAATGGCAAACCCAAGATACAAATACCCAATATCCAAACTTAGTTAATCTTGCCAAAGAGTTTCATACAGATACAGATCAAATAATTAATTATTTGCGTTTACTAGAAAATAATTCTCAACGAGAAAATGAATTTATTGAAAAAGCGCTGCAATCCGCCATACATTTCCTAAATAATTTAGAAAATTTTGAAAATACAATTAAAGTTAAATAA
- a CDS encoding glycosyltransferase family 4 protein, whose product MKQQDNLKISILVWNLSTNDGYIRASLLQKSLIQLGYEVEILGFLFGKDLYAAIPQNTKLQVIEGANYPKFFKSIGELIKRIDGDIIYAIKPQPASYGVALLKKLYTRRSVIVDIDDWEMSWHGGDDWQYRPTLKQFARDLLKSNGALRSPYHPLYLKWMEALINQANAVTVHNQFLQQRFGGTFVPNGKDTSLFDPSRYDSNASKNRYGLSGYKILMFPGAPRPYKGLEDILIALEKINQPNLKLVIVGGSPYDDYDRQLQQQWGDWIIKLPKFSADVMPDVVAAADIVVVPQRDTPETRAQFPLKLTDGMAMAKPVLSTKVGDIPDILGGTGYLAAPGSPEEIAQQIKLIFQDLDAANELGKRARQRCIEKYSLEAMASSLKSVIARL is encoded by the coding sequence ATGAAACAGCAAGATAATTTAAAAATATCAATCCTAGTTTGGAATTTGTCAACTAATGATGGTTATATCCGAGCTTCATTATTACAAAAATCATTGATACAGTTAGGATATGAGGTAGAAATTTTAGGTTTTTTATTTGGAAAGGATTTATATGCGGCTATTCCTCAGAACACTAAATTACAGGTTATTGAGGGTGCTAATTATCCAAAGTTTTTTAAATCCATTGGTGAATTAATAAAACGTATTGATGGAGATATTATTTACGCAATTAAGCCTCAACCTGCTAGTTATGGTGTTGCACTTTTAAAAAAACTCTATACTCGACGATCAGTAATTGTAGATATTGATGATTGGGAAATGAGTTGGCATGGTGGCGATGATTGGCAATACCGTCCTACGCTTAAACAATTTGCTAGGGATTTATTGAAGTCAAATGGTGCTTTAAGATCACCTTATCATCCTTTGTATTTGAAATGGATGGAAGCTTTGATTAATCAGGCTAATGCTGTAACTGTACATAATCAATTTTTGCAGCAACGATTTGGAGGTACTTTTGTTCCCAATGGGAAAGATACCTCTTTATTTGATCCATCTCGATATGACAGTAATGCTAGTAAAAATCGTTATGGTTTATCAGGATATAAAATTTTGATGTTTCCTGGTGCGCCAAGACCTTATAAAGGTCTAGAAGATATTCTTATAGCACTAGAAAAAATCAATCAACCTAATTTAAAACTTGTAATTGTCGGTGGTAGCCCTTACGATGATTACGATCGCCAACTTCAACAGCAATGGGGAGATTGGATAATTAAATTACCAAAGTTTTCCGCAGATGTGATGCCAGATGTAGTAGCTGCTGCTGATATTGTAGTTGTTCCCCAACGAGATACTCCAGAAACTCGCGCTCAATTCCCTCTGAAATTAACAGATGGAATGGCAATGGCTAAACCAGTATTATCAACAAAAGTAGGAGATATTCCCGATATTTTAGGGGGAACAGGTTATTTAGCTGCACCTGGTTCTCCTGAAGAAATTGCCCAGCAAATTAAATTGATATTTCAAGATTTAGATGCAGCTAATGAACTTGGTAAAAGAGCCAGACAAAGGTGTATAGAAAAATATAGTTTAGAGGCAATGGCATCTAGTTTAAAATCGGTAATTGCTCGGTTGTAA
- the gloB gene encoding hydroxyacylglutathione hydrolase: protein MQVIRLEALSDNYIFLLHDRQQNIAAVVDPAEAKPVLTKLYELQAELVAIFNTHHHLDHIGGNKELIQRFPQVKVYGGAEDRDRIPGQQMFLQPGDRVQFAHRVGEVIFVPGHTRAHIAYYFPPQHPNDIGELFCGDTLFAGGCGRLFEGTPTQMVDSLSKIRSLPDSTRVWCAHEYTLKNLQFALTVDGNNPDLQTRYEQVKTSRSKGEATVPSLLGIEKRTNPFLRWEQPALQLAAKSHDPIQTFARLRGMKDRF, encoded by the coding sequence ATGCAAGTAATCCGTTTAGAGGCACTTTCAGACAATTACATTTTCCTTTTACACGATCGCCAACAAAATATCGCCGCCGTTGTCGATCCTGCCGAGGCAAAACCTGTTTTAACAAAACTTTACGAATTACAGGCAGAACTCGTAGCAATTTTTAATACACATCATCATTTAGATCACATCGGTGGAAATAAAGAATTGATACAAAGATTTCCACAAGTGAAAGTATATGGTGGAGCCGAAGACCGGGATAGAATTCCAGGACAACAGATGTTTTTGCAACCAGGCGATCGCGTTCAGTTTGCACACAGAGTTGGGGAAGTAATCTTTGTACCCGGACATACCCGCGCACATATCGCCTACTACTTTCCTCCCCAGCACCCAAACGATATAGGGGAATTGTTCTGCGGCGATACCCTCTTTGCGGGTGGATGCGGTCGCTTATTTGAAGGTACGCCCACACAGATGGTAGACTCCCTGAGTAAAATACGTTCTCTACCAGATTCCACGCGAGTGTGGTGCGCCCACGAATACACCTTAAAAAATTTACAATTTGCTCTCACCGTAGATGGTAACAACCCCGATTTACAAACTCGTTACGAACAAGTAAAAACCTCTCGCAGCAAAGGAGAAGCAACAGTTCCTTCACTGCTAGGAATCGAAAAACGCACAAATCCCTTTTTACGTTGGGAACAGCCAGCATTACAATTAGCAGCTAAAAGTCACGACCCCATACAAACCTTTGCACGTCTGCGAGGTATGAAGGATAGATTTTAG
- the rplI gene encoding 50S ribosomal protein L9 has translation MAKRVQLVLTQDVSKLGKSGDLVEVAPGYARNYLLPKSLATFATPGILKQVERRREVERQRQLELKQQAQEQKATLEKAGSFSIAKQVGEKEAIFGTVTSQDVADVIQQTTGLEVDRRGITIPDISRLGTYEAEIKLHSEVTAKVNIEVVAS, from the coding sequence ATGGCGAAACGCGTACAGTTAGTTTTAACTCAGGATGTCAGCAAGTTGGGTAAATCCGGCGACTTAGTAGAAGTAGCTCCCGGCTATGCTCGTAATTATTTACTTCCCAAAAGTTTGGCAACCTTTGCCACTCCTGGTATTCTCAAGCAAGTAGAACGCCGTCGGGAAGTAGAACGCCAACGGCAATTAGAACTCAAACAACAAGCACAAGAGCAAAAAGCAACCTTGGAAAAAGCAGGAAGCTTCAGCATTGCTAAACAAGTTGGTGAAAAAGAAGCTATTTTTGGTACTGTCACCAGTCAAGATGTAGCCGATGTCATCCAACAAACCACCGGACTAGAAGTAGATCGGCGTGGCATTACCATACCCGATATTAGCAGGCTGGGTACTTATGAAGCAGAAATTAAGCTCCACAGTGAAGTAACTGCAAAAGTCAACATTGAAGTTGTAGCCAGCTAG